In a single window of the Synergistaceae bacterium genome:
- a CDS encoding MFS transporter, whose product MSGNKNFQRLYIILLIVIALFAVNFVSLLSFLNYRSMVIEMEEQLISRAEQETISSMEIALNFGKDFYNFYGIQEIFKNFESRFKAPYPFIIRSDNNNVIYESENNKSANSGQLKRFIADNSVRRAINSIHSGEYFKAESRNHKAIFTPIKLNQKVIGYFGCLYTNQIFSDGLNSILRRIIYISLIFSVLVCACVVIFIFVIRGDTWVKKHGSMNHNLERFLAVLIMQVGILLLSGLNMYNYQQDYRNKIENFVRFSLQNLGENINKIREQGVDLTRVQDLRSYIEKRVISLGILSKVRVSERISEINLTDESSGLITFIYETGNNREFLTIEAEISDQAIQKQKWDTLLVLMSTMIILLIFIFELNNLLKFFDVDSNNNNMGFSEEKIALSLRFASFLCATAEYMCLPYAAMMIRESNESLFGLSVGMTAALPISIESFTQLITIMILPRLVKKFNIRVLLIFSAILMAACNISSFIIGGALTIVSCRALAGVAYAGFKQVSNFLITRGYETEGGRSNNISQDIAGLLAGITCGAGMGAILSANAGYGITFLCSSVVFICYLVMTLALIPWQALNAHNKLIDDSTKKSARLKDFARIIFSREVIFFAIIICTPLYIGTMLCMTLIPAICQSEGISAVMLSYCYIANGLTGIYLGPSLVSSAKKKFGSHYPLALVFALTALGLFIVKIPPVALMVIITSMILGFLDGFGTPMVTDNFMSLNIVMNHIDESTALSFYWVLSYLLSTVAPIVAELLLIPSDSFFSPIVIGALLYLAAGILIFMSRIFLGYKRIKLSRRTFRRR is encoded by the coding sequence ATGAGCGGTAATAAAAACTTTCAGCGTTTATATATAATTTTATTGATTGTTATAGCCTTGTTTGCCGTAAACTTTGTAAGCCTTCTCAGCTTTCTTAATTATAGATCTATGGTAATCGAGATGGAGGAGCAGTTAATTTCACGAGCCGAGCAGGAGACTATATCATCAATGGAAATAGCGTTAAATTTCGGCAAAGATTTCTATAATTTTTACGGGATTCAGGAAATATTCAAAAATTTTGAGTCGCGTTTTAAAGCTCCATATCCGTTTATAATCAGGTCAGATAATAATAATGTAATTTACGAGTCAGAAAATAATAAATCTGCAAATTCCGGGCAGCTTAAAAGGTTTATAGCTGATAATTCAGTGAGACGCGCAATAAATTCTATTCATTCAGGAGAATATTTCAAGGCCGAGTCAAGAAATCATAAAGCAATATTTACTCCCATAAAATTAAATCAAAAAGTTATAGGCTATTTCGGATGTCTATATACTAATCAAATTTTTTCGGACGGGCTAAATTCTATATTGCGCAGGATTATATATATCTCGTTAATTTTTTCGGTCTTAGTTTGTGCGTGCGTGGTAATATTTATTTTTGTGATACGCGGGGATACATGGGTCAAGAAACACGGAAGCATGAATCACAATTTAGAAAGATTCTTAGCTGTCTTAATAATGCAAGTCGGAATTTTATTATTATCGGGTCTCAACATGTATAATTATCAGCAGGATTACAGAAATAAAATCGAAAATTTTGTCAGGTTCTCACTTCAGAATTTAGGCGAAAATATAAATAAAATCCGGGAGCAGGGAGTCGACTTAACACGAGTCCAAGATCTAAGAAGTTATATCGAGAAGCGCGTAATATCTTTAGGGATTCTTAGCAAAGTTCGAGTCTCCGAGCGTATTTCAGAAATTAATTTAACTGATGAATCTTCAGGGCTTATAACATTTATTTATGAGACCGGCAATAATAGAGAGTTCCTAACTATTGAGGCTGAAATCTCAGATCAGGCTATACAAAAACAAAAATGGGATACTTTGCTTGTTTTGATGTCGACTATGATAATTTTGCTGATATTTATATTTGAGCTTAATAACTTGCTGAAATTCTTTGACGTTGACTCGAATAATAATAATATGGGCTTCTCGGAGGAAAAAATAGCGTTGTCCCTAAGATTTGCGAGTTTCTTGTGTGCTACTGCTGAATATATGTGCCTGCCCTATGCTGCCATGATGATTCGTGAAAGTAATGAGTCATTATTCGGCCTCTCTGTAGGAATGACTGCAGCCCTTCCCATTTCTATAGAAAGTTTTACGCAATTAATAACTATAATGATTTTGCCGCGTCTCGTTAAAAAGTTTAATATACGGGTTCTATTAATTTTCTCGGCTATTCTCATGGCTGCGTGTAATATAAGCTCGTTCATAATCGGGGGCGCATTAACTATTGTGAGCTGCAGGGCACTGGCTGGAGTTGCTTATGCAGGATTCAAGCAAGTATCAAATTTCTTGATAACTAGGGGCTATGAGACTGAAGGCGGACGAAGTAATAATATTTCACAGGATATAGCGGGACTCTTGGCCGGAATAACTTGCGGGGCAGGAATGGGCGCGATCCTTTCAGCTAATGCAGGCTACGGAATAACTTTTTTATGTTCGTCAGTAGTATTTATTTGCTATTTAGTGATGACTCTTGCATTAATCCCGTGGCAGGCTTTGAACGCTCATAATAAATTAATTGACGACTCGACAAAGAAATCAGCTCGATTAAAAGATTTTGCAAGAATAATTTTCTCTCGTGAAGTAATATTTTTTGCGATAATTATATGCACTCCGCTTTATATAGGCACGATGTTATGTATGACTCTGATTCCTGCTATATGTCAATCTGAAGGAATCTCGGCCGTAATGTTGAGTTATTGCTATATTGCAAATGGCTTGACAGGGATTTATTTAGGGCCTTCTCTAGTCTCATCAGCTAAGAAAAAATTCGGCTCACATTATCCCCTTGCGCTTGTTTTCGCGTTGACCGCACTGGGATTGTTTATCGTGAAGATTCCGCCCGTTGCCTTAATGGTAATTATTACGAGCATGATTCTGGGATTTCTTGACGGGTTCGGGACTCCTATGGTAACAGATAATTTTATGAGCCTAAATATAGTAATGAATCATATCGACGAGTCTACGGCTTTGAGCTTTTACTGGGTATTATCTTATTTGCTTTCAACAGTCGCGCCCATAGTTGCGGAGTTATTATTGATTCCGTCGGACTCGTTTTTCTCGCCCATTGTGATAGGAGCATTGTTATATTTAGCAGCGGGAATATTAATTTTCATGAGCAGAATATTTCTTGGCTATAAGAGAATCAAACTATCACGCAGGACATTCAGGAGAAGATAA